The Podospora pseudocomata strain CBS 415.72m chromosome 3, whole genome shotgun sequence genome window below encodes:
- the atl1 gene encoding Alkyltransferase-like protein 1 (COG:H; EggNog:ENOG503P71M): MPRTPEAQAFFYAVYAAVQEIPEGKVTTYGHIAKLIGTPQRPRQVGTALKHLPADTSLRYHHDNVPWQRVINGKGIISPRSQPDGARNQAASLQAEGVVVTTGALGELMVDFAEYGWFPRLLPSDEAAGVVPEDSDGDGESSEE, encoded by the exons ATGCCCCGCACCCCCGAAGCCCAAGCATTCTTCTACGCGGTCTACGCCGCCGTCCAAGAAATCCCCGAAGGCAAAGTCACCACCTACGGACACATCGCGAAACTGATAGGCACCC CCCAGCGACCCAGACAAGTAGGCACAGCCCTCAAGCACCTCCCCGCCGACACCTCCCTCCGGTACCATCACGACAATGTTCCCTGGCAGAGGGTAATCAACGGGAAAGGGATCATATCTCCGAG ATCACAGCCAGATGGGGCTCGCAACCAAGCCGCAAGTTTGCAGGCTGAAGGCGTGGTCGTCACAACAGGGGCACTTGGTGAACTGATGGTAGACTTTGCAGAGTATGGCTGGTTCCCACGACTGTTGCCCTCTGACGAGGCAGCGGGCGTGGTTCCAGAAGACAGTGATGGCGACGGAGAGTCCAGTGAAGAATAG
- a CDS encoding hypothetical protein (EggNog:ENOG503NZYV; COG:S) produces MVLAHPRIVAPVHLLPQRRDNSLGPPPGGVWGMNTPANPTTFPVSSFTSLELVFLFRGVNKFGIDPAAFPQISNVLRDNSGLKRQPTFDAQRLSPEALQKVFLYLVGQEIRADHVGSMPGPDGPLSPASRKRRLDTLPLPSWKDVHQHIDKVQQAYDKVFDSYIESAVQEIDHLEEAYRKTEAELEQLQLAESQASEEAKQQKEEVIEDKGVQVNGVGDIKPKPGPAVVNGIHPSPKASPKPSPQLPQSQLPQSQLPHHAQSQPRQHLQQHPQQQHQQQNLQQSMQQPLQRPQQLTPQLHVPQVSQLSQPPQPPQPPQLPQLQQLQLPLQSPQTLHQAQPPQHGHVPQQTHVQQGQLPQQAQQGLQQGQRLPGQGQPPQQLHQGQPAQHMVQGQPPQQVQPLQQPNPLPHVQQSQQSQQPQPPLRPLQPLLPHLAPRQDVRNALGSPHSQHASLDKAGPAPRPPTLNHPPTTRSPQLGHPDVSRGPSALPSEPPKSLGGSPQVLQAPQGVPSFQPLSQSPAPTHAADGLQRPDGVARAHQSPGPLPASPHMPPSQSQLKWEPPYQPSSGARPPMNSPLQHSPNVFSPPPHMVASQRPPPISSPLQGQANRPLPQQVLHPPHTHTTGQFVPLQPTPVRPAIDAANRQPPPVSSPGPNNTVQSPFHPGPYHNYPVPSSPHPTQPQQHAPKAPQHGAVTHPPSVRSPAVASPASASGIHLPRPNQGLAAPSQQRPQSQPHLQAPSPYPQATHPPAVSSPAGPQNGGYSSSYHPPRPAPVERIHPRAPATTTPVPPARFGPAPSAPQTPAVMQQQPFVISARMTKWKTESTPSTPKGGLEFQFGWDEKPSPQTEPISPVLEPAPLPSAAPHESPKKAPEQSQAKQTPSFSGKPGRSRVPQSTRDATSPSPVASGLRNTSVKATEEVVLPINEPDAPKIKDEAMTPRPTTETGDTAADESISNRPNPARSTKRKRDESTPASVESPRGRRLTDASRDDSMPPNMPNVVLWTRSFHKVSGSAMESIVGHRSANMFAAPIREKDAPGYHKVIKQPQDLKTIRSAIAHGNKAAAQAAAALPGGDPGGSCWLPRTEELVPPKSIINSGQLDRELSHIFANCIMYNPDPWHGPGPAFLPQEDDSEGLEAGAHQDNVVGYKVDEFGIVNDARAMFIEVEQHVSELRSAEKRSAPPGGGHAAGAEGVFTGTSTRQASVAMQHGDGGSKDDVSGAEEQDEQTATETENNDGRSKRRRTGRA; encoded by the exons ATGGTCTTGGCGCACCCACGC ATCGTGGCGCCTGTacatcttctcccccagaGGCGTGACAACTCCTTGGGCCCCCCACCGGGTGGAGTCTGGGGCATGAATACTCCGGCGAACCCGACGACATTCCCAGTATCGTCCTTCACATCGCTTGAGCTCGTGTTCCTCTTCCGAGGTGTCAATAAGTTTGGCATCGACCCCGCTGCCTTTCCACAGATCTCCAATGTTCTGCGGGACAACAGCGGCCTCAAGAGGCAGCCGACCTTCGATGCCCAAAGGTTGAGCCCCGAGGCTCTGCAGAAGGTCTTTCTGTATCTTGTTGGTCAAGAGATCCGGGCCGATCATGTCGGCAGCATGCCTGGGCCAGATGgccctctctctcctgcCTCCAGGAAGAGAAGGCTTGATACTCTTCCGCTACCGAGCTGGAAGGATGTTCACCAGCACATCGATAAGGTGCAGCAAGCCTACGACAAGGTGTTCGACTCCTACATCGAGAGCGCTGTTCAAGAGATCGATCATCTGGAGGAAGCATACAGAAAGACAGAGGCAGAGCTAGAGCAGCTCCAACTGGCCGAATCACAAGCTAGCGAGGAGGCCAAACAGCAAAAGGAAGAGGTCATCGAGGATAAAGGGGTACAAGTGAATGGAGTTGGTGATATCAAACCGAAGCCAGGCCCGGCGGTCGTCAATGGCATCCATCCGTCTCCAAAGGCCTCGcccaaaccatcaccacagcTACCGCAGTCTCAGTTACCGCAGTCTCAGCTACCACACCACGCGCAATCCCAGCCCCGGCAAcaccttcaacaacatccccagcaacagcatcaacaacagaaTTTGCAGCAGTCTATGCAACAGCCTTTACAGCGGCCACAGCAGCTGACGCCACAGCTCCATGTGCCTCAAGTGTCTCAGCTATCGCAACCGccgcaaccccctcaaccaccgcagTTACCCCAGCTGCAACAGCTGCAGCTACCACTGCAATCACCACAGACATTGCATCAAGCACAGCCGCCACAGCATGGACATGTACCACAGCAAACACATGTGCAGCAAGGGCAGCTGCCACAGCAAGCACAGCAAGGTCTCCAACAAGGGCAACGGCTACCGGGACAGGGACAGCCCCCACAACAGCTGCATCAAGGACAGCCAGCTCAACATATGGTTCAAGGACAACCGCCACAGCAAGTCCAGCCATTGCAGCAACCAAACCCATTGCCACACGTCCAGCAGTCACAGCAATcgcagcaaccacaaccaccgtTGCGGCCACTGCAGCCTCTGCTCCCACATCTTGCACCCCGTCAGGATGTCAGAAACGCACTTGGCTCTCCACATTCCCAGCATGCTTCTCTCGATAAAGCAGGTCCGgcccctcgtcctcccacCTTGAATCACCCGCCCACCACTCGTTCACCACAGCTTGGCCATCCCGACGTCTCAAGGGGTCCTTCTGCCCTACCTTCAGAGCCGCCAAAGTCGCTCGGTGGATCGCCGCAAGTCCTCCAAGCACCACAAGGGGTGCCCTCTTTCCAACCATTGTCCCAGTCGCCTGCTCCAACTCATGCCGCAGACGGCCTACAGAGGCCAGATGGCGTTGCGAGAGCACATCAGTCTCCGGGCCCTCTGCCAGCGAGCCCGCATATGCCGCCGTCCCAGTCACAGTTGAAATGGGAACCACCATATCAACCCTCTTCTGGCGCTCGGCCCCCGATGAACTCGCCATTACAACACAGCCCTAATGTGttttctccccctccgcatATGGTGGCTTCCCAACGGCCACCACCGATCTCGTCTCCTTTGCAAGGGCAAGCAAACAGGCCGTTGCCACAGCAGGTTTTGCACCCCCCTCATACTCATACGACGGGTCAATTTGTGCCTCTTCAACCAACACCTGTTCGGCCCGCTATAGACGCAGCAAACAGGCAGCCACCGCCGGTTTCGAGCCCAGGGCCGAACAACACGGTGCAATCCCCTTTCCATCCTGGGCCATACCACAACTATCCCGTTCCGTCGTCCCCTCACCCAActcagcctcagcagcatGCTCCTAAAGCCCCTCAACATGGCGCTGTCACACATCCTCCTTCAGTACGGAGCCCGGCCGTTGCTTCGCCCGCCTCTGCATCAGGGATTCATCTGCCACGACCTAATCAAGGATTGGCGGCTCCTTCTCAACAACGACCACAATCGCAGCCTCACTTGCAAGCGCCTTCGCCATATCCCCAAGCTACTCATCCTCCTGCTGTATCCTCACCAGCTGGCCCCCAAAATGGAGGATACAGTTCCTCATATCACCCTCCCCGGCCTGCTCCAGTGGAACGTATCCATCCACGTGCGCCTGCTACAACGACGCCTGTTCCACCCGCTAGATTCGGGCCTGCACCGTCTGCCCCCCAGACGCCGGCTGTTATGCAACAGCAGCCCTTCGTCATTTCGGCTAGGATGACAAAGTGGAAGACGGAATCCACTCCTTCGACGCCGAAGGGTGGACTTGAATTTCAGTTTGGGTGGGATGAGAAGCCTAGTCCACAGACTGAACCAATCAGTCCCGTTCTGGAACCGGCGCCCTTGCCATCAGCCGCCCCCCACGAGTCACCAAAGAAAGCACCAGAGCAATCGCAAGCTAAACAGACCCCGAGTTTTTCAGGTAAGCCCGGTAGATCAAGGGTGCCTCAGTCAACCAGGGAtgcaacctctccctctccagtGGCGTCTGGGTTAAGGAATACATCTGTCAAGGCTACCGAAGAGGTGGTGCTACCCATAAATGAGCCGGATGcacccaagatcaaggatgAGGCCATGACACCGCGCCCAACCACCGAGACTGGCGACACCGCTGCAGATGAGAGTATCTCCAACAGACCGAATCCGGCACGCTCAACTAAGCGGAAACGAGACGAGTCTACGCCAGCCTCGGTGGAATCCCCAAGGGGACGACGGCTGACAGATGCATCCCGTGATGATTCGATGCCGCCTAATATGCCCAATGTCGTCCTCTGGACCCGCTCCTTCCACAAGGTCAGCGGCTCTGCCATGGAGTCGATTGTCGGCCACCGCTCAGCCAACATGTTTGCTGCCCCCATCCGAGAGAAGGACGCACCGGGCTATCATAAGGTGATCAAACAGCCCCAGGACCTGAAAACCATCCGCAGTGCCATCGCCCACGGGAACAAGGCCGCCGCGCAAGCAGCCGCTGCTTTGCCGGGGGGTGACCCAGGCGGTAGCTGCTGGCTCCCTCGGACAGAAGAGCTTGTCCCACCAAAGAGCATCATCAACTCTGGCCAGCTCGACCGCGAGCTCTCTCACATTTTTGCCAACTGCATCATGTACAATCCCGACCCGTGGCACGGACCAGGCCCGGCTTTCCTACCCCAGGAGGATGATTCTGAGGGACTGGAAGCTGGGGCGCACCAGGATAATGTCGTGGGGTACAAGGTGGACGAGTTTGGGATTGTCAACGATGCCCGCGCCATGTTTATCGAGGTCGAGCAGCATGTTAGTGAGTTGCGCTCGGCGGAGAAGCGTAGTGCGCCCCCCGGTGGTGGGCATGCTGCGGGGGCGGAGGGTGTGTTTACTGGGACGAGCACAAGGCAGGCTAGCGTTGCGATGCAacatggcgatggcggttCCAAGGATGACGTATCTGGTGCAGAGGAACAGGACGAGCAGACGGCGACCGAGACGGAGAATAATGACGGGAGATCCAAGAGAAGGCGAACGGGGAGAGCCTAG
- a CDS encoding hypothetical protein (COG:S; EggNog:ENOG503NX9U): protein MNMMSIYFLITYLVLRKQSRSLNPKFQCPVCAINCGETRARNRHIWAEHSEYAKENDIPSEQEACPFPGCRYRGRKDNVPRHYKTQHSQ from the coding sequence ATGAACATGATGTCTATTTATTTTCTAATCACCTACCTGGTACTCAGAAAGCAAAGTCGTTCTTTGAATCCCAAATTCCAGTGTCCAGTTTGCGCCATCAACTGCGGTGAAACCCGTGCTCGAAATCGCCACATCTGGGCTGAACACAGCGAATACGCAAAAGAAAATGATATTCCGTCTGAACAGGAGGCTTGTCCATTCCCTGGCTGTCGGTATAGAGGAAGGAAGGACAATGTGCCCCGCCATTACAAGACACAGCACAGCCAATAG
- a CDS encoding hypothetical protein (EggNog:ENOG503PHCI; COG:S), protein MYQEDDSQTGAFRWAWCIVCRQSFTPPPRDITAATTAEVCQRQSTSSLYYTTCSIVCVQLLRSYSFQLGLSALTLEENNFPATTTELNDNLHDVSSHQSPDPPLVLDNTDSRESSFSPPQPLPLPFTLDSFAYGTELFPPLFNIAPPDQDQPGHQVTGGLDQWSPGPLHREKKESSSVTKKPNPIFQCLFPGCNLNLRESRALNRHIWSEHREWAQANNVERREEIKCPHPGCPRRGRKDNIMRHFRTKHKETGAS, encoded by the exons ATGTACCAAGAAGATGACAGCCAGACGGGGGCCTTTCGGTGGGCGTGGTGCATTGTATGTCGTCAATCTTTCACACCTCCGCCAAGGGATATCACAGCAGCAACTACCGCGGAGGTTTGTCAAAGGCAGTCGACTTCTAGCCTCTATTACACCACCTGCAGCATTGTCTGTGTCCAGCTACTGCGCTCATATAGTTTTCAGCTTGGCCTATCAGCCCTGACGCTCGAAGAAAACAACTTTCCAGCTACCACGACTGAACTCAATGACAATTTACATGATGTCTCCAGTCATCAGTCCCCAGATCCGCCATTGGTTCTCGACAATACAGACTCAAGAGAGTCGTCATTCTCACCACCGCAGCCGTTACCGCTTCCCTTCACATTGGATTCGTTTGCATATGGTACAGAACTGTTTCCGCCGCTCTTCAACATTGCTCCCCCAGATCAGGATCAGCCAGGCCATCAAGTCACTGGCGGACTCGATCAGTGGTCACCTGGCCCATTACAcagggaaaagaaggagtCAAGCTCAGT CACGAAAAAGCCCAACCCCATCTTCCAATGCCTTTTCCCAGGCTGCAATCTTAACCTTCGGGAGAGCCGAGCGCTCAACCGACACATTTGGTCTGAACACAGGGAGTGGGCACAAGCAAACAATGTCGAGCGGCGTGAAGAGATCAAGTGCCCTCATCCAGGATGTCCGCGTCGAGGAAGGAAGGACAACATCATGCGCCACTTCAGGACCAAGCACAAGGAAACTGGTGCTTCTTAG
- a CDS encoding hypothetical protein (EggNog:ENOG503NWSG; COG:O) has translation MGPPTIKPTTIVAVDMGTTFTSIAWASSAKPDEVTILREWPTADLSNKPGEKHPEGKVDGIRHYQRVPTKLSKAGKWGFDVSDDTPADQVMEWFKLGLYPWARRLTPRQLEFINAGPSPESLVTKFLTSLLGYAKTKMNFKSLPTDFEYVATVPANWNNDSKEKTRTAFHTALRAAGMPSGTIHLLSEPEAAAIYAINEKAERTADTDTKLEVGDTFVIIDAGGGTVDLVIYTITNLNPLKVKEVGLRDGDLAGSAQLNMRFREYLHNRFWCVPGYALLSRNMRERHISPAMAKFEFEASTKRCFTKSSGTHEFPLNLILNNEQAGVYNDKIKVSSDHLEDIFRPTVGIIVKKVNEQQDACPTKPIKAFILVGGFAGSPYLRGEIKQAYIWRKDSQMRTEVPLITPPEPDLAVTRGAIMKGLSLVCDGSLTKVHVVSRKDVPPHGRE, from the exons ATGGGCCCCCCTACTATCAAGCCGACGACCATTGTCGCCGTCGACATGGGCACAACGTTTACCAGCATTGCCTGGGCCAGTAGTGCCAAACCGGATGAAGTTACGATCCTCCGAGAGTGGCCTACAGCCGACCTTTCAAACAAGCCCGGTGAGAAGCACCCTGAAGGGAAAGTCGATGGCATCAGGCATTACCAGAGAGTCCCGACCAAATTGTCCAAGGCGGGAAAATGGGGCTTCGATGTCTCTGATGATACCCCCGCAGACCAGGTGATGGAGTGGTTCAAGCT CGGTCTTTATCCTTGGGCAAGGAGGCTTACGCCTCGACAGCTTGAATTCATCAATGCCGGTCCAAGTCCAGAGTCGTTGGTCACCAAGTTTCTGACATCGCTCCTGGGGTATGCCAAGACCAAAATGAACTTCAAGTCTTTGCCCACTGACTTCGAGTACGTGGCCACTGTCCCAGCCAACTGGAACAATGACTCCAAGGAGAAGACCAGGACAGCTTTCCATACGGCCTTGAGGGCGGCGGGTATGCCGAGCGGGaccatccatctcctctcGGAGCCCGAGGCTGCTGCTATCTATGCTATCAATGAGAAGGCTGAGCGCACTGCTGATACAGACACCAAGCTCGAGGTTGGCGATAC GTTCGTGATTATTGATGCGGGAGGCGGCACTGTGGACCTGGTCATttacaccatcaccaacctcaaccccctgaaggtcaaggaggttGGTCTCCGCGATGGCGATCTTGCCGGCTCCGCCCAACTCAACATGAGATTCAGAGAGTACCTCCATAATAGATTCTGGTGTGTTCCAGGGTACGCACTACTTTCGCGTAACATGCGTGAGAGACATATATCCCCCGCAATGGCCAAGTTTGAGTTTGAGGCAAGT ACCAAGCGCTGTTTCACCAAGTCCTCAGGGACCCACGAgttccccctcaacctcatcctcaacaacGAACAAGCCGGCGTCTACAATGACAAGATAAAGGTCAGCTCGGACCACCTCGAAGACATCTTCAGGCCCACCGTCGGCATCATTGTCAAAAAGGTGAATGAGCAACAGGACGCGTGCCCGACGAAGCCCATCAAAGCCTTCATCCTAGTAGGAGGCTTCGCCGGTTCTCCTTACCTCCGCGGCGAGATCAAGCAGGCGTACATATGGAGGAAGGACAGCCAGATGCGGACCGAAGTCCCCCTCATCACACCCCCGGAGCCCGACCTGGCTGTCACCCGCGGCGCCATCATGAAGGGCCTCTCGCTCGTCTGCGACGGTTCCCTGACCAAAGTCCATGTCGTCAGTCGTAAGGACGTGCCACCACATGGGCGAGAGTAG
- a CDS encoding hypothetical protein (EggNog:ENOG503NY3H; COG:G) → MVGFGTTNDLQNSFFGLAHFSLAFPLIFHSASLPTAPAASWEMRLFLVRHGETVDNVAGLYAGVRDSPLTAHGVLQARRLGEHIAKHHRVTHVFSSDLQRAVFTAVKVADAQLSQRQRCDTDNGDVPETIEKLEPVPLVDLRERDFRSAEGKKFGTAHDDVETHEEMRLRAARFVQGHLVPLLASRGSETVVVVVAHGLILNSLFRVLQARFGTGPRGSETSAAWSNTGYLEAVVKAVAADTEGSNAEDSGERKTKQPQLTMTVVGVNVLRHLEGLKKTKGGIGSAQFDKRQRTMDSFFGPASKKQRVDRESGIS, encoded by the exons ATGGTGGGGTTTGGCACG ACCAACGACCTACAAAATTCTTTCTTTGGCCTCGCGCATTTCTCCCTCGCTTTCCCACTGATCTTCCACAGCGCTTCCCTCCCCACTGCCCCGGCGGCGAGCTGGGAGATGCGACTTTTTCTGGTGCGACACGGGGAGACGGTCGACAATGTTGCTGGTCTTTA CGCAGGAGTTCGCGACTCACCGCTTACTGCCCATGGCGTCTTGCAGGCACGACGTCTGGGGGAGCACATTGCTAAGCATCATCGAGTCACCCATGTCTTCTCGTCGGATCTGCAGAGGGCCGTCTTCACGGCCGTGAAGGTCGCTGATGCTCAGCTCTCTCAGAGACAAAGATGCGACACCGACAACGGCGATGTGCCCGAGACcatcgagaagctggagccTGTTCCACTCGTCGACTTGCGCGAGCGCGACTTTCGGTCCGCAGAGGGCAAGAAGTTCGGTACGGCTCATGACGACGTTGAAACGCACGAGGAGATGAGGCTGAGAGCTGCTCGCTTTGTCCAAGGCCATCTGGTCCCGTTGTTGGCAAGCCGAGGGTCTGAAACAGTCGTGGTCGTTGTTGCCCATGGCTTGATTCTCAACTCGCTCTTCCGGGTTCTGCAGGCAAGGTTTGGTACCGGGCCTCGCGGGTCGGAAACGTCGGCAGCGTGGAGCAATACTGGCTATCTTGAGGCTGTGGTCAAGGCTGTCGCTGCTGACACAGAGGGCTCGAATGCTGAGGATTCCGGTGAAAGGAAGACAAAGCAGCCACAGCTTACCATGactgtggtgggggtgaacGTGCTACGCCATCTTGAGGGCTTAAAAAAGACCAAGGGTGGAATTGGCAGTGCACAGTTCGACAAGAGGCAGAGGACCATGGATTCATTCTTTGGCCCTGCCTCCAAAAAACAGAGGGTGGATCGAGAGTCGGGGATATCCTGA
- a CDS encoding hypothetical protein (COG:E; EggNog:ENOG503PAA8), translated as MARALDLITLSVTVALSAYLGPILLSHLVSKDVIHHHLTNFNLSFLPTPLQSLLQSPQTTDKTCPKHTYTTHLISLDPLLIYIPNFVSQSESQSLIDLSTPLLEPSPIVSRGADSAGSQARTSWSAPLPSDSHLVNCILSRSSSFLGTLLSPGRDEMGPAQVVRYTDSQKFDLHTDWFSRPRITDEDRETGRRRLYNRVATFFVVLQSNVTEGSGETWFPKVRPITPQAGEGDKVWREHEDGGLAFRPVPGNAIFWVNLLANGTGDARTAHAGLPVKGGVKTGMNIWPRMFFGPDA; from the coding sequence ATGGCCAGAGCGCTGGATCTCATCACACTCTCAGTGACTGTCGCCTTGAGCGCATACCTCGGTCCTATCCTTCTTAGTCACCTCGTCTCCAAAGACgtcatccaccatcatctcaccAATTTCAACCTATCATTCCTACCGACACCCCTTCAGTCACTCCTCCAGTCACCCCAAACAACAGACAAAACATGCCCAAAACACACCTACACCACGCACCTCATATCCCTCGATCCCCTCCTAATCTACATCCCCAACTTTGTCTCCCAATCTGAATCCCAGTCTCTAATCGACCTCTCAACCCCACTCCTGGAACCATCCCCCATCGTCTCCCGCGGCGCCGACTCGGCCGGCTCCCAAGCCCGAACCTCCTGGAGCGCCCCCTTACCAAGCGACTCCCACCTGGTAAACTGCAtcctctcccgctcctcttccttcctcggcaccctcctctccccggGCCGCGACGAAATGGGACCAGCCCAAGTAGTCCGCTACACGGACTCTCAAAAGTTCGACCTCCACACTGATTGGTTCTCCCGTCCAAGGATCACCGACGAGGACAGAGAGACGGGTAGACGGCGGCTGTACAACCGTGTTGCGACCTTTTTTGTGGTGCTGCAGAGTAATGTGACGGAGGGGTCGGGGGAGACTTGGTTTCCGAAGGTGAGGCCGATTACGCCTCaggctggagagggagacaAGGTGTGGAGGGAGCATGAGGACGGGGGGTTGGCTTTTAGGCCTGTTCCGGGGAATGCGATATTTTGGGTGAATTTGTTGGCGAATGGGACGGGGGATGCAAGGACTGCGCATGCTGGCTTGCCGGTGAAGGGAGGAGTCAAGACGGGGATGAATATTTGGCCGAGGATGTTTTTTGGGCCTGACGCGTGA